The Vibrio sp. SNU_ST1 genome has a segment encoding these proteins:
- the fadD gene encoding long-chain-fatty-acid--CoA ligase FadD, giving the protein MDKPWLSRYPSDVPETINPDQYPSLVEMFEQSVQKYADQPAFENMGSIMTFRKLEERSRAFAAYLQNDLKLKKGDRVALMMPNLLQYPIALFGVLRAGMIAVNVNPLYTPRELEHQLNDSGAKAIVIVSNFASTLEKVVDKTPVKHVVLTSLGQMLPRAKGTIVDFVVKYVKGMVPKYDLPGAISFRKALHKGRRLQYVKPFMAGDDIAFLQYTGGTTGVAKGAILTHRNMIANVLQAKGAYGPVLQEGRELVVTALPLYHVFALTVNCLLFVEMGGRNLLITNPRDIPGFIKELQKVPFTAITGVNTLFNALVNNEDFHELDFSNMRLSVGGGMAVQRAVAEQWKKATGVHLLEGYGLTECAPLVTGNPYDLKDYTGAIGLPVPSTEVRIVDDEGKVVGNDQVGELQVRGPQVMQGYWQRPEATKEVIDQDGWLSTGDIVKFDDEGLLYIVDRKKDMILVSGFNVYPNEIEDVVALHGKVLEVAAIGQPHEVSGELVKIYVVKRDPSLTKEDIIAHCREHLTGYKIPKLIEFREELPKTNVGKILRRVLREENDAELAKRASE; this is encoded by the coding sequence GTGGATAAACCTTGGCTTTCACGTTATCCAAGTGACGTACCAGAAACGATCAACCCAGATCAGTACCCATCTCTTGTTGAAATGTTTGAACAGTCGGTACAGAAGTACGCCGATCAACCTGCATTTGAAAACATGGGATCGATTATGACGTTCCGTAAGCTTGAAGAGCGCAGCCGCGCTTTTGCCGCTTACTTGCAAAATGATCTAAAACTGAAGAAAGGTGATCGTGTTGCGCTTATGATGCCAAACTTGCTGCAATACCCAATAGCACTCTTTGGTGTGCTGCGTGCTGGTATGATTGCAGTGAACGTCAATCCGCTGTACACGCCTCGTGAACTTGAACATCAACTGAATGACTCTGGCGCCAAAGCGATTGTTATCGTTTCTAACTTTGCAAGCACGCTAGAAAAAGTCGTTGATAAAACACCGGTTAAACACGTTGTACTCACTAGCCTTGGGCAAATGTTGCCACGAGCGAAAGGTACGATTGTCGACTTCGTAGTGAAATACGTCAAAGGTATGGTGCCTAAGTATGATCTGCCAGGCGCTATTTCATTTAGAAAAGCACTGCATAAAGGCCGTCGTCTACAGTACGTGAAGCCATTTATGGCTGGCGATGATATCGCATTTCTTCAGTACACTGGTGGTACAACGGGCGTAGCGAAGGGCGCAATTTTAACGCACCGCAATATGATTGCGAACGTACTTCAAGCGAAAGGGGCATACGGCCCAGTTCTGCAGGAAGGTCGTGAGTTGGTGGTAACGGCATTACCGCTTTACCATGTATTTGCACTGACAGTGAACTGTTTACTGTTTGTTGAGATGGGGGGGCGTAACCTTCTGATCACGAACCCTCGTGATATTCCTGGCTTTATTAAAGAACTGCAAAAGGTTCCGTTTACCGCTATTACGGGTGTAAACACTTTGTTCAATGCATTGGTCAACAACGAAGATTTCCACGAATTGGATTTCAGTAACATGCGTTTATCTGTTGGCGGTGGTATGGCCGTTCAACGCGCTGTTGCTGAGCAATGGAAAAAAGCGACAGGTGTTCATCTACTGGAAGGCTATGGTTTAACCGAATGTGCTCCTTTGGTAACGGGTAACCCATACGATCTAAAAGACTACACTGGCGCAATCGGTCTACCTGTACCATCGACGGAAGTTCGTATTGTTGATGATGAAGGGAAAGTAGTGGGCAATGACCAAGTGGGTGAATTGCAGGTTCGTGGTCCTCAAGTGATGCAAGGTTACTGGCAGCGTCCAGAAGCAACCAAAGAAGTGATCGATCAAGACGGCTGGTTATCGACAGGTGATATCGTTAAGTTTGATGACGAAGGCTTGTTGTACATCGTTGACCGTAAGAAAGACATGATTCTAGTGTCGGGCTTCAACGTTTACCCGAACGAGATTGAAGATGTAGTGGCTCTACACGGCAAAGTGTTAGAAGTTGCGGCTATCGGCCAACCTCATGAAGTGTCAGGTGAACTGGTTAAGATTTACGTAGTGAAACGTGACCCGAGCCTAACCAAAGAAGACATTATCGCGCACTGTCGTGAACACCTAACGGGCTACAAGATCCCTAAATTGATTGAGTTCCGTGAAGAACTACCAAAAACCAATGTAGGTAAGATCTTGCGCCGAGTGCTTCGTGAAGAAAACGACGCAGAGCTTGCCAAACGCGCAAGCGAGTAA
- a CDS encoding alpha/beta fold hydrolase translates to MIEKSYSLASGMLATQQTGNPKTTATTVVFIHGWLDNSASFTQVMQQVAKLAPNAHLIAIDLFGHGFSSHKAGSYYPFHDYIDDLHQLVTKLSPNRLVLVGHSLGALIASCYSAAFPEKVSGLIQIEGHGPLSEAPHATVSRLRDGVLSRLRQRRKPSRPLASLEDAIKLRAYANQINAELIAPIVERGIAEFENSWQWRCDPNLKCDSLYRMSQAHAEAIMAAIECPQLIILGNGGFRHLQHNRYKSAHSPLNIETIPGGHHCHLESPELVSELILGVVNKI, encoded by the coding sequence ATGATTGAAAAGTCATATTCTCTTGCGAGCGGGATGCTTGCAACACAGCAAACTGGTAACCCAAAAACGACCGCAACGACGGTCGTTTTTATTCATGGCTGGCTAGATAATTCCGCAAGCTTTACTCAGGTTATGCAGCAAGTCGCCAAGCTAGCTCCTAATGCTCACCTTATTGCTATCGATCTCTTCGGGCACGGTTTCTCGTCGCATAAAGCGGGGAGTTACTACCCATTTCACGACTATATTGATGATTTGCATCAGCTAGTGACCAAATTATCGCCAAACAGACTGGTACTGGTAGGACATTCTCTTGGTGCATTGATAGCAAGTTGCTATAGTGCCGCCTTTCCTGAAAAGGTGTCAGGATTAATTCAAATTGAAGGTCACGGACCTCTTTCTGAAGCTCCCCACGCAACAGTTTCTCGTTTGAGGGATGGGGTACTCAGTCGTCTTCGACAGCGAAGAAAGCCTTCACGTCCTCTAGCAAGTCTTGAGGATGCTATTAAGCTGAGAGCTTACGCTAACCAAATCAATGCAGAACTTATTGCTCCTATTGTTGAGCGAGGTATTGCCGAGTTCGAGAACTCTTGGCAATGGCGATGCGACCCTAATCTAAAATGTGACTCGCTATATCGAATGTCACAGGCGCATGCTGAAGCGATTATGGCGGCGATTGAATGCCCTCAATTAATAATATTAGGGAATGGTGGATTTCGACATTTGCAGCATAATCGCTACAAATCAGCGCATAGTCCTCTGAATATAGAGACGATTCCTGGCGGACATCATTGTCATTTAGAGAGCCCAGAGCTAGTTTCAGAGCTAATTCTTGGTGTAGTTAACAAAATTTAA
- a CDS encoding Slp family lipoprotein, translating into MYSLISKSRLFFLVAFSTMVMGCSSLPKELNANSEQVVTDYQEWVNTLPDAGDVRLGGVIAKVTNLKDKTRVEVVNLPISSSGKPDIDAEPKGRFVGYIDGYVEPLSFAEGRLVTLVGTSNSTEDGMVGEYPYTFPVMNVYNQRLWQITERVVINDFAPTYYSCRSLHCRSFQTMPKSGRVIQDVQ; encoded by the coding sequence ATGTATTCTCTCATATCTAAATCTCGCTTATTTTTCCTTGTCGCTTTCTCTACGATGGTGATGGGATGCTCCTCTTTACCTAAAGAACTTAATGCAAACTCAGAACAGGTGGTAACTGACTACCAAGAGTGGGTAAACACACTACCGGATGCCGGTGATGTTCGTTTGGGTGGCGTGATTGCTAAAGTCACTAATCTGAAAGATAAAACACGTGTGGAAGTGGTGAACTTACCTATCTCAAGTAGTGGCAAGCCTGATATTGATGCAGAACCAAAAGGACGTTTTGTTGGTTACATTGATGGCTATGTTGAACCATTGAGCTTTGCAGAGGGTCGTTTAGTTACTTTAGTTGGCACATCAAATAGCACTGAAGACGGTATGGTTGGTGAATACCCTTACACTTTCCCAGTCATGAATGTCTACAATCAACGTTTATGGCAGATCACTGAAAGAGTGGTCATTAATGACTTTGCGCCAACTTACTACTCTTGCCGTAGTTTGCATTGTCGCAGCTTTCAAACCATGCCTAAGTCAGGGCGTGTGATTCAAGATGTGCAATAG
- a CDS encoding chromosome partitioning protein ParA codes for MVSINGLPPSSIGNTPKTNRTNKKNEVKKGDAKTSVGQPTKVANAVSHSIRQVKESEIHKAQVQYDLPEGRGRRAMEEYMDVMNQAKKEELAKLIGVDIYI; via the coding sequence ATGGTTTCAATCAACGGCTTACCTCCTTCTTCGATAGGCAATACACCTAAAACCAATCGAACCAACAAAAAGAATGAGGTAAAAAAAGGCGATGCAAAGACCTCTGTTGGTCAGCCAACTAAGGTTGCGAATGCTGTCTCGCATTCTATTCGCCAGGTCAAAGAATCTGAGATTCACAAAGCTCAGGTTCAATATGATCTTCCAGAAGGGCGCGGACGACGTGCGATGGAAGAGTATATGGATGTGATGAATCAAGCTAAAAAAGAGGAACTTGCAAAGCTAATTGGGGTCGATATTTATATCTAG
- the tsaB gene encoding tRNA (adenosine(37)-N6)-threonylcarbamoyltransferase complex dimerization subunit type 1 TsaB — protein sequence MSAKILAVDTATENCSVALVIGDQVFARSEEAPRDHTKKILPMVDEVLKEANVALTDIDAIAFGQGPGSFTGVRIGIGIAQGLAFGADLPMIGVSTLAAMAQGSYRKFGETHVATAIDARMSEVYWARYSREDDGRWTAVDAECVTPPSELAAQLEADSETWAKVGTGWEAYAEHMDTLAIKTKACEVLFPEAQDMAFLAQFVYAEGKAVAAEESEPVYLRDKVTWKKLPGRE from the coding sequence ATGAGCGCGAAAATTCTTGCAGTAGATACCGCAACTGAAAACTGTTCAGTTGCACTAGTAATTGGTGACCAGGTGTTCGCACGTAGCGAAGAGGCACCTCGAGACCATACGAAAAAAATTCTACCTATGGTTGATGAAGTACTGAAAGAAGCGAATGTTGCTTTAACCGATATCGACGCGATCGCGTTTGGCCAAGGCCCGGGCAGTTTCACGGGTGTACGTATTGGCATTGGTATTGCTCAAGGCTTAGCTTTTGGTGCTGATTTGCCGATGATCGGTGTGTCTACACTGGCAGCGATGGCGCAAGGCAGCTACCGTAAATTTGGCGAAACTCATGTTGCGACAGCGATTGATGCGCGCATGAGTGAAGTTTACTGGGCTCGTTACAGCCGTGAAGACGATGGTCGTTGGACGGCGGTCGATGCGGAGTGTGTGACGCCACCAAGCGAGTTGGCTGCGCAGTTAGAAGCAGATTCTGAGACATGGGCGAAAGTAGGCACAGGTTGGGAAGCATATGCTGAGCACATGGACACACTAGCGATCAAAACCAAAGCGTGTGAAGTACTATTCCCAGAAGCTCAAGATATGGCGTTTCTGGCTCAATTTGTTTACGCTGAAGGCAAAGCGGTTGCAGCAGAAGAGTCTGAGCCGGTTTACCTACGTGATAAAGTGACTTGGAAAAAACTGCCTGGTCGCGAGTAA
- a CDS encoding ATP-dependent DNA helicase — protein MISKTFSADGALGKALPGFQPRQAQLDMAEAVAQAIEQQSQLVVEAGTGTGKTFAYLVPALLSGKKTIISTGSKNLQEQLFHRDLPLMVDALGFYGQVALLKGRSNYLCLDRLSRQMIESHGTHTDPTLLAQLVKVRSWSSATQTGDLGDCDDIAEDSPVIPTITSTNDNCLGKECPSYTDCFVLKARKKAMDSDVVVVNHHLFLADLAIKETGFGELIPEADVFIFDEAHQLPDIASQYFGQSVSSRQIQELAKDIEIAYRTEAKDMRQLQKVGDRLVQSSADLRIVLGDTGFRGNWREALKSESIARELVRLQDALQLAVDVLKLALGRSQLLDTAFERATMIKSRIERVCDVSITGYSYWYDTTPRHFALHITPLSVADKFHEQIELKPGAWVFTSATLAVSDDFDHFTSRLGLTPSAQFSLPSPFDYPNQARLCVPRYLPEPNSPGLADKLVRMLTPVIEQNQGRCFFLCTSHSMMKELGERFRETLSVPVLLQGETSKQKTLAEFMELGNALLVATGAFWEGIDVRGDALSCVIIDKLPFTAPDDPLLKARIEDCKLKGGDPFAQVQLPDAVITLKQGVGRLIRDKRDNGALIICDNRLVTRDYGGIFLASLPPIPRTRDLGVIKEFLAKDHSTAAE, from the coding sequence ATGATATCTAAAACGTTTTCTGCTGATGGTGCTTTGGGTAAAGCGCTCCCTGGGTTCCAACCTCGACAAGCTCAGCTAGACATGGCTGAAGCGGTTGCACAGGCTATTGAACAACAGAGCCAATTGGTCGTTGAAGCGGGAACAGGAACAGGTAAGACGTTTGCTTATCTAGTGCCAGCACTGCTGAGTGGTAAGAAAACGATTATCAGTACGGGGTCTAAAAACCTTCAAGAACAGCTGTTTCACCGAGATTTACCATTGATGGTCGATGCGCTTGGTTTTTATGGTCAGGTTGCGTTACTCAAAGGCCGTTCAAACTATTTGTGCTTGGACAGGCTCAGTCGTCAAATGATCGAGAGCCATGGCACTCACACCGATCCAACGCTGTTAGCTCAGTTGGTGAAAGTGCGCAGCTGGTCGTCAGCGACTCAAACTGGCGATTTAGGTGACTGTGATGATATTGCTGAAGATAGCCCGGTCATTCCAACCATTACCTCGACTAACGACAACTGCTTAGGCAAAGAGTGCCCAAGCTACACCGATTGCTTTGTGCTGAAGGCGCGTAAAAAAGCGATGGATTCTGATGTTGTTGTAGTGAACCATCACTTGTTCCTCGCGGATTTAGCGATCAAAGAAACCGGGTTTGGTGAGCTGATACCTGAAGCTGATGTGTTTATCTTCGATGAAGCGCACCAACTTCCCGATATCGCTAGCCAATACTTCGGACAATCGGTTTCCAGCCGACAGATCCAAGAGCTAGCCAAAGACATTGAAATTGCTTACCGAACTGAAGCCAAAGACATGCGCCAACTGCAGAAAGTAGGGGATAGGCTCGTTCAATCGTCAGCCGATCTACGCATTGTGCTTGGCGATACGGGCTTTCGCGGTAACTGGCGTGAAGCATTGAAGTCAGAGTCGATTGCGAGAGAGCTAGTTCGCTTACAAGATGCGTTGCAACTGGCCGTTGATGTATTGAAATTAGCATTGGGTCGAAGCCAGCTGTTAGACACGGCTTTTGAACGCGCTACTATGATCAAGTCGCGCATTGAACGTGTATGTGATGTATCGATTACTGGCTATTCGTATTGGTATGACACTACGCCACGACACTTTGCTTTGCACATCACGCCACTCTCAGTCGCCGACAAGTTCCATGAGCAGATAGAGCTGAAACCGGGTGCTTGGGTGTTTACCTCCGCAACCTTAGCGGTTTCGGATGATTTCGACCATTTTACTTCTCGATTAGGACTAACGCCATCGGCACAGTTTTCACTACCGAGCCCGTTTGATTACCCAAATCAGGCGCGTTTGTGTGTGCCTCGTTATCTACCAGAACCGAATAGCCCGGGCTTAGCGGATAAGCTAGTAAGAATGCTGACCCCTGTGATTGAGCAAAACCAAGGTCGCTGTTTCTTCTTATGTACCTCACACAGCATGATGAAAGAATTGGGTGAACGGTTCCGCGAAACGCTCTCGGTTCCCGTTCTGCTGCAAGGTGAGACAAGTAAGCAAAAAACCTTAGCCGAATTCATGGAATTAGGTAATGCATTGCTGGTAGCCACTGGTGCTTTCTGGGAAGGTATAGATGTTAGGGGCGATGCATTAAGCTGTGTTATCATCGACAAATTGCCCTTTACAGCCCCTGATGACCCTTTGCTTAAGGCTCGAATTGAAGACTGTAAGTTGAAAGGGGGTGATCCTTTTGCACAAGTACAATTGCCAGACGCAGTGATTACCTTGAAACAAGGTGTCGGCCGATTGATACGTGATAAGCGCGATAATGGCGCTTTGATTATCTGCGACAACCGATTGGTGACTCGCGATTACGGTGGCATATTTTTGGCGAGTTTACCGCCTATCCCACGTACTCGTGACTTAGGGGTCATTAAAGAATTCTTAGCTAAAGACCATTCAACCGCTGCTGAGTAA
- the purU gene encoding formyltetrahydrofolate deformylase, with product MERKTLLTHCTDAPGLISKITNICYKHQLNIIHNNEFVDNTSGHFFMRTELEGYFNDETLLADLDQALPENTKRKLVDSSRKRVVILVTKEAHCLGDILMKNFDGSLDVDIAAVVGNYDTLQSLTERFDIPYHHVSHEGLNREEHEKKMLEVIDLYEADYLVLAKYMRVLTPGFVEKYNHKIINIHHSFLPAFIGAKPYQQAYERGVKIIGATAHFVTNDLDEGPIIKQDVIPVDHNFSAKDMAQAGRDVEKNVLSKALNKVINDHVFVYGNKTVIL from the coding sequence ATGGAAAGAAAAACTTTATTAACACATTGTACTGACGCCCCAGGCCTCATCTCAAAGATCACCAACATTTGTTATAAGCACCAACTCAATATTATTCACAATAATGAGTTCGTTGATAACACAAGTGGCCACTTCTTTATGCGCACCGAGCTAGAGGGCTACTTCAATGACGAAACCTTACTCGCCGATTTAGACCAAGCCCTGCCAGAAAACACAAAACGTAAGCTTGTTGATTCATCTCGTAAGCGTGTTGTGATACTGGTAACTAAAGAAGCACACTGCCTTGGCGATATTCTGATGAAGAACTTCGATGGCAGTTTAGATGTCGATATTGCGGCAGTAGTTGGTAACTACGATACACTGCAAAGCCTAACCGAGCGTTTTGATATCCCTTACCACCATGTTTCTCACGAAGGGTTGAACCGTGAAGAGCATGAGAAGAAGATGTTGGAAGTGATTGACCTGTATGAGGCAGACTACCTGGTGCTTGCTAAATACATGCGAGTGCTGACGCCGGGGTTTGTTGAGAAGTACAACCACAAAATCATCAACATTCACCACAGTTTCTTGCCAGCATTCATTGGTGCTAAGCCATACCAGCAAGCTTACGAGCGCGGTGTGAAGATCATTGGTGCAACGGCGCACTTTGTGACAAACGATCTCGATGAAGGCCCTATCATCAAGCAAGATGTTATCCCAGTGGATCACAACTTCAGCGCAAAAGACATGGCGCAAGCGGGTCGTGACGTAGAGAAGAACGTGTTGAGTAAGGCTCTGAACAAAGTGATCAATGATCACGTGTTTGTTTACGGCAACAAAACTGTAATTCTGTAA
- a CDS encoding VOC family protein, with amino-acid sequence MMMSLKQAELEPQQMIARLDTFMTKIENLGNVLGLDLSFAQADHIALRINETELAKSAHQAWSEYGSTISEAMINGRPIVVLAFDKPLQSLGWKIECLELPYPAEGKVYPSQDWEHVEFVIPSHAQTADEYLADLKETYPQFAAKFENLADQGIKIKLSSPKGEGERLNNPTVAFKHQGICIKLHPHSLKKIVELEQA; translated from the coding sequence ATGATGATGAGCCTGAAGCAAGCAGAACTAGAACCACAACAAATGATTGCACGCCTTGATACGTTTATGACGAAAATTGAGAACCTCGGAAATGTGCTGGGTTTGGATTTAAGCTTTGCTCAAGCAGATCATATTGCATTAAGAATCAATGAAACTGAGCTTGCGAAATCAGCACATCAAGCATGGTCTGAATACGGCTCTACGATTTCAGAAGCGATGATCAATGGTCGTCCCATTGTGGTGTTGGCTTTCGATAAACCATTGCAAAGCCTTGGTTGGAAGATTGAATGTTTAGAGCTTCCATACCCAGCTGAAGGCAAGGTTTACCCGAGCCAAGATTGGGAGCATGTAGAATTTGTGATTCCGTCTCACGCTCAAACGGCTGATGAGTACTTAGCGGATCTTAAAGAGACTTATCCACAGTTCGCAGCTAAATTTGAAAATTTGGCAGATCAAGGCATTAAGATAAAACTCTCTAGCCCGAAAGGTGAGGGTGAACGTTTGAATAACCCAACGGTTGCATTCAAGCATCAAGGGATTTGCATTAAGCTGCATCCACACTCTTTGAAGAAGATTGTTGAGTTAGAACAGGCCTAA
- the argS gene encoding arginine--tRNA ligase, which translates to MNIQALINDKVSQALEAAGAPAGSPAAVRQSAKPQFGDYQANGIMGVAKRLGTNPREFAQKVLDVLNLDGIASKVEIAGPGFLNIFLDEAFLAQQADAALADSRLGVSAAEAQTIVADYSAPNVAKEMHVGHLRSTIIGDAVVRTLEFLGHKVIRANHIGDWGTQFGMLIANLERIQAETGEVSMELSDLEQFYRESKKLYDEDEEFAVKARGYVVKLQGGDAYCAEMWKKLVDVTMVQNQRNYDRLNVSLTRDDVMGESMYNHMLSNIVSDLQAQGLAKESDGAQVVFLDEYKNKDGEPMGVIVQKRDGGFLYTTTDIACAKYRFEELGADRVLYFIDSRQHQHLMQAWTIVRKAGYVPESVSLEHHAFGMMLGKDGKPFKTRAGGTVRLADLLDEAEVRATQLIESKNPELAEDEKKTIANTVAMAAVKYADLSKHRTTDYVFDWENMLAFEGNTAPYMQYAYTRVASIFAKAGISMDSLEGEIKITEEKEKALIAKLLQFEEAVQSVAREGQPHIMCSYLFELAGQFSSFYEACPILVAEDETVKQSRLKLAALTAKTIKQGLSLLGIETLERM; encoded by the coding sequence GTGAATATCCAAGCACTGATTAATGACAAAGTATCTCAGGCTCTAGAAGCCGCTGGCGCACCTGCAGGCTCTCCTGCGGCTGTTCGCCAATCTGCAAAACCACAATTTGGTGACTACCAAGCAAACGGCATTATGGGTGTTGCTAAACGACTAGGCACTAACCCTCGAGAATTTGCTCAAAAAGTATTGGACGTTCTAAACCTAGACGGTATCGCTTCTAAAGTTGAAATCGCAGGTCCAGGTTTCCTAAACATCTTCCTAGATGAAGCGTTCCTGGCACAACAAGCAGACGCAGCACTTGCTGACTCTCGCCTTGGTGTTTCAGCCGCTGAAGCACAAACGATTGTTGCTGACTACTCAGCTCCAAACGTTGCAAAAGAAATGCACGTAGGCCACTTACGTTCAACGATCATCGGTGATGCTGTTGTTCGTACACTTGAGTTCTTAGGTCACAAAGTTATCCGTGCTAACCACATTGGTGACTGGGGTACTCAATTCGGTATGCTTATCGCAAACCTTGAGCGCATCCAAGCTGAAACTGGTGAAGTTTCAATGGAACTTTCAGATCTTGAGCAGTTCTACCGTGAATCTAAAAAGCTTTACGACGAAGACGAAGAATTCGCTGTGAAAGCACGTGGCTACGTAGTGAAACTGCAAGGTGGCGACGCATACTGTGCTGAAATGTGGAAAAAGCTGGTTGACGTAACCATGGTTCAAAACCAACGTAATTACGATCGCCTAAATGTATCACTGACACGTGATGATGTGATGGGTGAAAGTATGTATAACCACATGCTTTCAAACATCGTTTCTGACCTACAAGCACAAGGCCTAGCAAAAGAGTCTGACGGCGCACAAGTTGTATTCTTAGACGAATACAAAAACAAAGACGGCGAACCTATGGGCGTTATCGTGCAAAAACGTGACGGTGGCTTCCTGTACACCACCACCGATATTGCATGTGCTAAATACCGTTTTGAAGAACTGGGCGCAGATCGCGTACTTTACTTCATCGACTCTCGTCAGCACCAACACCTAATGCAAGCTTGGACTATCGTTCGTAAAGCGGGTTATGTTCCTGAGTCTGTATCTCTTGAGCACCACGCATTCGGCATGATGCTAGGTAAAGATGGCAAGCCATTTAAAACTCGCGCAGGCGGTACAGTGCGTCTTGCTGACCTTCTAGACGAAGCGGAAGTACGTGCAACTCAGCTGATTGAATCTAAAAATCCTGAGCTAGCAGAAGACGAGAAGAAAACCATCGCGAACACAGTAGCAATGGCGGCGGTTAAATACGCAGACCTTTCTAAGCACCGTACAACTGATTACGTGTTCGACTGGGAAAACATGCTGGCATTTGAAGGCAACACAGCACCGTACATGCAGTATGCATACACTCGTGTAGCTTCAATCTTTGCTAAAGCAGGCATTTCTATGGACTCGCTAGAAGGTGAAATCAAAATCACTGAAGAGAAAGAGAAAGCCCTTATCGCGAAACTTCTACAATTTGAAGAAGCGGTACAGTCTGTTGCTCGCGAAGGTCAACCACACATCATGTGTAGCTACCTGTTCGAACTTGCTGGTCAATTCTCTAGCTTCTACGAAGCGTGCCCTATACTTGTGGCTGAAGATGAAACCGTTAAACAGAGCCGCCTGAAGCTTGCTGCACTAACAGCGAAGACTATCAAGCAAGGTCTGTCTCTTCTAGGTATCGAAACTCTAGAGCGCATGTAA
- a CDS encoding HIT domain-containing protein: protein MSFELHPQLAKDTTLIGEFPLSLALLSKDSAVPWVILVPKRANLKELHHLPMKEQQQFLLESQAVSQALEATFQPDKLNLGALGNMVPQLHIHHIARFKDDIAWPGPVWGNTKGEQRSEEEQATIHTRIQNVLSLSSIFKKS from the coding sequence ATGAGCTTTGAACTTCACCCACAGTTAGCAAAAGACACCACGCTTATCGGCGAATTTCCACTAAGCTTGGCGCTGCTAAGCAAAGACAGTGCCGTGCCTTGGGTTATCTTGGTACCCAAACGCGCCAACCTAAAAGAGTTGCACCATCTGCCAATGAAAGAACAACAGCAGTTCTTACTTGAGTCTCAAGCGGTAAGCCAAGCATTAGAAGCTACGTTCCAACCAGACAAATTAAACCTAGGCGCGCTGGGTAACATGGTGCCACAGCTGCACATTCACCATATTGCTCGTTTCAAAGACGACATCGCATGGCCAGGGCCAGTATGGGGCAACACCAAAGGTGAACAGCGTAGCGAAGAAGAGCAAGCTACAATCCATACTCGTATTCAGAATGTTCTATCATTGAGCTCTATCTTCAAGAAGTCTTAA
- a CDS encoding YqhA family protein has translation MKQTFNLFRHISWIAIVCSMLASLLLFFMGATKTYSAFAIFMLNQIPPESLAHLDTTDIAISYLIKSLDTFLIAFVLFIFSHGVFTLFISDKSNAAKIDEQIKKNKVLNWIKTPNIGHLKNILAEVIIIILFVKFLELVLVNFDSIGWDILVLPISILLLSIGLKVLGLGGAKESS, from the coding sequence ATGAAACAAACCTTCAACCTATTTCGTCACATCAGCTGGATCGCTATCGTATGCTCTATGCTTGCTTCGCTACTTTTGTTTTTCATGGGGGCAACTAAGACCTATTCTGCTTTTGCGATCTTCATGCTCAACCAGATACCACCAGAATCACTGGCACATTTGGATACAACAGACATCGCTATCTCATACTTAATTAAATCTCTAGATACGTTTCTGATTGCTTTTGTACTCTTCATATTTTCTCACGGCGTGTTCACTTTATTCATCTCAGACAAAAGTAACGCTGCAAAAATTGATGAGCAGATTAAAAAGAACAAAGTGCTTAACTGGATAAAAACGCCAAACATTGGCCATCTAAAAAATATTTTGGCCGAAGTTATCATCATCATTCTATTTGTGAAATTTTTGGAGCTCGTACTCGTCAACTTCGACAGTATAGGATGGGACATACTCGTCTTGCCTATCTCAATACTCTTACTGAGTATTGGCCTTAAAGTTCTCGGCCTAGGCGGAGCCAAAGAATCCTCCTAA
- a CDS encoding FeoC-like transcriptional regulator, protein MILTELHQHIDNEGVSARSELASKFGMSEDGVDAMLNVWVKKGKISRLVDTNKHGHTTRIRYTISKQDGLSLNVMM, encoded by the coding sequence ATGATTTTAACTGAACTTCATCAACATATTGATAACGAGGGGGTCTCAGCTCGTAGTGAACTCGCGTCTAAGTTTGGAATGAGTGAAGACGGTGTCGATGCGATGCTGAATGTGTGGGTTAAGAAAGGGAAAATTTCTCGCTTGGTCGATACGAATAAACATGGCCATACAACACGTATTCGTTACACCATCAGCAAACAAGATGGTTTGTCGCTTAATGTAATGATGTAG